Proteins encoded in a region of the Balaenoptera ricei isolate mBalRic1 chromosome 19, mBalRic1.hap2, whole genome shotgun sequence genome:
- the LRRC4B gene encoding leucine-rich repeat-containing protein 4B yields the protein MARARGSPCPPLPPSRMSWPHGALLFLWLFSPPLGAGGGGVAGTSAAGGGSPPATSCPAACSCSNQASRVICTRRELAEVPASIPVNTRYLNLQENGIQVIRTDTFKHLRHLEILQLSKNLVRKIEVGAFNGLPSLNTLELFDNRLTTVPTQAFEYLSKLRELWLRNNPIESIPSYAFNRVPSLRRLDLGELKRLEYISEAAFEGLVNLRYLNLGMCNLKDIPNLTALVRLEELELSGNRLDLIRPGSFQGLTSLRKLWLMHAQVATIERNAFDDLKSLEELNLSHNNLMSLPHDLFTPLHRLERVHLNHNPWHCNCDVLWLSWWLKETVPSNTTCCARCHAPAGLKGRYIGELDQSHFTCYAPVIVEPPTDLNVTEGMAAELKCRTGTSMTSVNWLTPNGTLMTHGSYRVRISVLHDGTLNFTNVTVQDTGQYTCMVTNSAGNTTASATLNVSAVDPVAAGGAGGGGGGPGGGGGGGGSGGYTYFTTVTVETLETQPGEEALQPRGTEKEPPGPTTDGVWGGGRPGEAAGPASSSTTAPAPRSSRPTEKAFTVPITDVTENALKDLDDVMKTTKIIIGCFVAITFMAAVMLVAFYKLRKQHQLHKHHGPTRTVEIINVEDELPAASAVSVAAAAAVAGGGGVGGDSHLALPALERDHLNHHHYVAAAFKAHYSSNPSGGGCGGKGPPGLNSIHEPLLFKSGSKENVQETQI from the exons ATGGCGCGTGCCCGCGGCTCCCCGTGCCCCCCACTGCCGCCCAGTAGGATGTCCTGGCCCCATGGGGCCCTGCTCTTCCTCtggctcttctccccacccctgggGGCCGGCGGGGGCGGCGTGGCCGGGACATCTGCCGCCGGAGGGGGCTCCCCGCCGGCCACCTCCTGCCCCGCGGCCTGCTCCTGCAGCAACCAGGCCAGCCGGGTGATCTGCACAAGGAGGGAGCTGGCCGAGGTCCCGGCCAGTATCCCCGTCAACACGCGGTACCTGAACCTGCAGGAGAATGGCATCCAG GTGATCCGGACGGACACATTCAAGCACCTGCGGCACCTGGAGATCCTGCAGCTGAGTAAGAACCTGGTGCGCAAGATCGAGGTGGGCGCCTTCAACGGGCTGCCCAGCCTCAACACCCTGGAGCTGTTCGACAACCGGCTGACGACAGTGCCCACGCAGGCCTTCGAGTACCTGTCCAAGCTGCGGGAGCTCTGGCTGCGGAACAACCCCATCGAGAGCATCCCGTCGTACGCCTTCAACCGCGTGCCCTCGCTGCGCCGCCTCGACCTGGGCGAGCTCAAGCGGCTGGAGTACATCTCCGAGGCAGCCTTCGAGGGCCTGGTGAACCTGCGCTACCTCAACCTGGGCATGTGCAACCTCAAGGACATCCCCAACCTGACGGCCCTGGTGCGCCTGGAGGAGCTGGAGCTGTCGGGCAACCGGCTGGACCTGATCCGCCCGGGCTCCTTCCAGGGCCTGACCAGCCTGCGCAAGCTGTGGCTGATGCACGCCCAGGTGGCCACCATCGAGCGCAACGCCTTCGACGACCTCAAGTCGCTGGAGGAGCTCAACCTGTCCCACAACAACCTGATGTCGCTGCCCCACGACCTCTTCACGCCCCTGCACCGCCTCGAGCGCGTCCACCTCAACCACAACCCCTGGCACTGCAACTGCGACGTGCTCTGGCTGAGCTGGTGGCTCAAGGAGACGGTGCCCAGCAACACGACGTGCTGCGCGCGCTGCCACGCGCCCGCCGGCCTCAAGGGGCGCTACATCGGCGAGCTGGACCAGTCGCACTTCACCTGCTACGCGCCCGTCATCGTGGAGCCGCCCACGGACCTCAACGTCACGGAGGGCATGGCCGCCGAGCTCAAGTGCCGCACGGGCACGTCCATGACCTCCGTCAACTGGCTGACGCCCAACGGCACCCTCATGACCCACGGCTCCTACCGCGTGCGCATCTCCGTCCTGCACGACGGCACGCTCAACTTCACCAACGTCACCGTGCAGGACACGGGCCAGTACACCTGCATGGTGACGAACTCGGCCGGCAACACCACCGCCTCGGCCACGCTCAACGTCTCGGCCGTGGACCCCGTGGCGGCCGGAGGCgccgggggcggcgggggcggccccgggggcgggggcggcggcgggggcagcGGCGGCTACACCTACTTCACCACGGTGACAGTGGAGACCCTGGAAACGCAGCCCGGAGAGGAGGCCCTGCAGCCGCGGGGGACCGAGAAGGAGCCGCCGGGACCCACGACGGACGGCGTCTGGGGCGGGGGCCGGCCGGGGGAGGCGGCCGGCCCGGCCTCGTCGTCCACCACGGCGCCTGCCCCGCGCTCCTCGCGCCCCACGGAGAAGGCGTTCACGGTGCCCATAACGGACGTGACGGAGAACGCCCTCAAGGACCTGGACGACGTCATGAAGACCACCAAGATCATCATCGGCTGCTTCGTGGCCATCACGTTCATGGCCGCCGTGATGCTCGTGGCCTTCTACAAGCTGCGCAAGCAGCACCAGCTCCACAAGCACCACGGGCCCACGCGCACAGTGGAGATCATCAACGTGGAGGACGAGctgcccgccgcctccgccgtgtccgtggccgccgccgccgctgtgGCCGGCGGGGGCGGCGTGGGCGGGGACAGCCACCTGGCCCTGCCCGCCCTGGAGCGCGACCACCTCAACCACCACCACTACGTGGCGGCCGCCTTCAAGGCGCACTACAGCAGCAACCCCAGTGGCGGGGGCTGCGGGGGCAAAGGTCCGCCCGGCCTCAACTCCATCCACGAACCTCTGCTCTTCAAGAGCGGCTCCAAGGAGAACGTGCAGGAGACGCAGATCTGA